One window from the genome of Sporichthyaceae bacterium encodes:
- a CDS encoding ABC transporter permease: MNTEALDVSAALARPESRFGGFNPTVVRIEVTRLLRNKRTLVFTVVLPPIWFLVFGLNSAYADLPHGRGNESASVMISMALYGAVLACTSGGAMVSLERSAGWSRQLRVTPMVPAAYIAVKMVTSLVLGGASVLIVYIVGVVTHKPHMPTWVWIVTALIAWVGALVFSALGLFIGYLLPSENVMQIIGFLLMLCSFGGGLFIPLSQFSHVMREIAAFTPLYGLNGLVHAPLGDGGFDWVWPVNLICWLVVFTGGAAWRFSGDTARV; this comes from the coding sequence ATGAACACCGAAGCCCTGGACGTCAGCGCAGCACTCGCCCGGCCCGAGTCGCGGTTCGGCGGGTTCAATCCGACCGTGGTCCGCATCGAGGTCACTCGACTGCTGCGCAACAAGCGGACCCTGGTCTTCACGGTGGTCCTGCCACCGATCTGGTTCCTGGTGTTCGGCCTCAACTCCGCCTACGCGGACCTGCCGCACGGCCGGGGTAACGAGTCGGCGTCGGTGATGATCTCGATGGCGCTCTACGGCGCCGTGCTCGCGTGCACCAGCGGCGGGGCGATGGTCTCCCTCGAACGTTCCGCGGGTTGGAGCCGCCAGTTACGGGTGACGCCGATGGTCCCGGCGGCCTACATCGCGGTGAAGATGGTCACCTCGCTGGTGCTCGGCGGGGCCTCGGTGCTCATCGTCTACATCGTCGGCGTGGTCACGCACAAGCCGCACATGCCCACCTGGGTCTGGATCGTCACGGCGCTGATCGCGTGGGTCGGCGCCTTGGTGTTCAGCGCGCTGGGGCTGTTCATCGGCTACCTGCTGCCGTCGGAGAACGTCATGCAGATCATCGGGTTCCTGCTGATGTTGTGCAGTTTCGGCGGCGGGCTGTTCATCCCGCTGAGCCAGTTCTCCCATGTGATGCGCGAGATTGCCGCCTTCACCCCGCTGTACGGGCTCAACGGCCTCGTCCACGCTCCGTTGGGGGATGGCGGCTTCGACTGGGTCTGGCCGGTGAACCTGATCTGCTGGTTGGTGGTCTTCACCGGCGGTGCCGCGTGGCGCTTCTCCGGCGACACCGCCCGGGTCTGA